In one window of Solanum pennellii chromosome 2, SPENNV200 DNA:
- the LOC107011486 gene encoding pectinesterase-like — MATSSQPLLDSPKTKSSSSTKALYVLLSLAAIVGSVGFISIWAIHGTSISLTTRICDTAHDQPSCLAMLSEVAPAGLMDTKTVDLLQMVLHKSSLKIHETIHLASNVNGRINNGQEQVALEDCLELMDLSRDRLMDSMMGLGNLTAQAHFDVHSWLSSILTNHVTCIDGLNGQARSIMEPMLNDLVARARTSLALMVAIAPQKNIVATVSDGLPSWVSANDRRLLQLSANAIAANVVVAKDGSGKYKTVKEAVASAPDNSKTRYVIYVKKGIYKENVEIGKKKKNLMLVGDGMDATIITGNLNVIDGSTTFKSATVAAVGDGFIAQDIQFQNTAGPQKHQAVALRVGADQSVINRCKMDAFQDTLYTHSLRQFYRDCYITGTVDFIFGNAAVVFQNSKLAARKPMSGQKNMVTAQGREDPNQNTGTSIQKCDIIPSSDLAPVKGSVKTYLGRPWKAYSRTVYMQSNIGDHIDPAGWSEWSGDFALKTLYYGEYMNKGAGAGTSKRVKWPGYHKALTKSEAAKFTVGQLIQGAAWLKSTGVAYTDGL, encoded by the exons ATGGCTACTTCCTCTCAACCATTGTTAGATTCTCCGAAAACAAAATCCTCCTCTTCTACTAAAGCTCTCTATGTGCTTCTCTCCTTAGCTGCTATTGTGGGCTCAGTTGGATTCATTTCAATCTGGGCCATCCATGGTACATCAATTTCCTTGACAACTCGTATTTGTGATACGGCCCATGATCAGCCATCTTGCTTAGCCATGCTCTCTGAGGTTGCACCTGCTGGTCTGATGGATACAAAAACAGTTGATTTGCTACAGATGGTTTTGCATAAATCATCGTTAAAAATCCACGAGACGATCCATTTGGCAAGCAATGTGAACGGTCGGATCAATAATGGCCAGGAACAAGTAGCTCTAGAAGATTGTTTAGAGTTGATGGATTTGTCAAGGGATAGATTAATGGACTCCATGATGGGACTTGGGAACCTAACGGCCCAAGCCCATTTTGATGTTCATTCATGGCTAAGTAGCATTCTCACCAACCATGTTACTTGCATAGATGGCCTAAATGGCCAGGCCCGGTCTATTATGGAGCCTATGTTGAATGATTTGGTAGCAAGAGCAAGGACTTCCTTGGCCTTGATGGTTGCAATTGCACCACAAAAGAATATTGTAGCAACAGTTAGTGATGGATTGCCCTCATGGGTTAGTGCTAATGATAGAAGACTTTTGCAACTTTCAGCAAATGCAATAGCAGCCAATGTTGTAGTGGCTAAAGATGGGAGCGGAAAATACAAAACCGTAAAAGAAGCAGTTGCTTCTGCTCCAGATAATAGTAAGACTAGATATGTTATTTATGTCAAAAAAGgaatttataaagaaaatgttgagattgggaaaaagaagaagaatttaaTGCTTGTGGGTGATGGCATGGATGCAACTATTATCACTGGCAACTTGAACGTTATTGATGGCTCAACAACTTTCAAATCTGCAACTGTTG CTGCTGTTGGGGATGGATTCATAGCCCAAGATATACAATTCCAAAACACAGCAGGGCCACAAAAGCACCAAGCGGTGGCCCTTCGTGTTGGAGCAGATCAATCCGTTATCAACCGCTGCAAAATGGATGCATTCCAGGACACTCTCTATACCCACAGTCTCCGTCAATTCTATAGAGACTGTTACATCACTGGCACTGTCGATTTTATCTTTGGTAACGCAGCAGTTGTGTTCCAAAACTCTAAACTGGCAGCGCGAAAGCCCATGAGCGGACAGAAAAACATGGTTACAGCACAAGGTCGTGAAGATCCAAACCAAAATACAGGAACTTCAATCCAGAAGTGTGacattattcctagctcggaccTTGCACCAGTGAAAGGGTCGGTGAAGACATATTTGGGCAGACCATGGAAAGCGTACTCGCGGACAGTGTACATGCAGTCCAACATTGGAGACCATATTGATCCAGCAGGTTGGTCAGAATGGAGCGGTGATTTTGCATTGAAAACATTGTATTATGGTGAGTACATGAACAAAGGAGCTGGTGCTGGAACTAGTAAGAGAGTGAAGTGGCCTGGTTATCATAAAGCCTTAACTAAATCAGAGGCCGCGAAATTCACTGTTGGTCAGCTGATTCAAGGAGCAGCATGGTTAAAATCTACTGGTGTCGCTTACACTGATGGGTTGTGA
- the LOC107008998 gene encoding pectinesterase-like yields MTTNYSSQPLLDSPKTKSTSSTKAFYVLLSLAAIVGSVGLISIWAINGTSISLTTRVCDTAHHQPSCLAMLSEVAPAGVMDTKTVDLLQMVLNKSSLKIHETIHLASNVNGRINNGQEQGALEDCLELMDLSRDRLMDSMMGLGNLTAQAHFDVHSWLSSILTNHVTCIDGLNGQVRSIMEPMLNDLVARARTSLALMVAIAPQKNIVATVSDGLPSWVSANDRRLLQLSANAIAANVVVAKDGSGKYKTVKEAVASAPDNSKTRYVIYVKKGTYKENIEIGKTKKNIMLVGDGMDATIITGNLNVVDGATTFNSATVAAVGDGFIAQDIQFQNTAGPQKHQAVALRVGADQSVINRCKMDAFQDTLYTHTLRQFYRDCYITGTVDFIFGNAAVVFQNSKLAARKPMSGQKNMVTAQGREDPNQNTGTSIQNCDIIPSSDLEPVKGSVKTYLGRPWKAYSRTVYMQSNIGDHIDPAGWSEWDGDFALKTLYYGEYMNKGAGAGISKRVNWPGYHKALTTSEATKFTVGQLIQGAAWLKSTGVAYTEGL; encoded by the exons ATGACTACTAATTATTCCTCTCAACCATTGTTAGATTCTCCCAAAACAAAATCCACCTCTTCTACTAAAGCTTTCTATGTTCTTCTTTCCTTAGCTGCCATTGTGGGCTCAGTTGGATTAATTTCAATCTGGGCCATAAATGGTACATCAATTTCCTTGACAACCCGTGTTTGTGATACAGCCCATCATCAGCCATCTTGCTTAGCCATGCTGTCTGAGGTTGCACCTGCTGGTGTGATGGACACAAAAACAGTTGATTTGTTACAGATGGTTTTGAATAAATCATCGTTAAAAATCCACGAGACGATCCATTTGGCGAGCAATGTGAATGGTCGGATCAATAATGGCCAGGAACAAGGAGCTCTAGAAGATTGTTTAGAGTTGATGGATTTGTCAAGGGATAGATTAATGGACTCCATGATGGGACTTGGGAACCTAACGGCCCAAGCCCATTTTGATGTTCATTCATGGCTAAGTAGCATTCTCACGAACCATGTTACTTGCATTGATGGGCTAAATGGCCAGGTCCGGTCTATTATGGAGCCTATGTTGAATGATTTGGTAGCAAGAGCAAGGACTTCCTTGGCCTTGATGGTTGCAATTGCACCACAAAAGAATATTGTAGCAACAGTTAGTGATGGATTGCCCTCATGGGTTAGTGCTAATGATAGAAGACTTTTGCAACTTTCAGCAAATGCAATAGCAGCCAATGTTGTAGTGGCTAAAGATGGTAGTGGAAAATACAAAACCGTAAAAGAAGCAGTTGCGTCTGCTCCAGATAATAGTAAGACTCGATATGTTATTTATGTCAAAAAAGGAacttataaagaaaatattgagatAGGGAAAACTAAGAAGAATATAATGCTTGTGGGTGATGGCATGGATGCTACTATTATTACTGGCAACTTGAATGTTGTGGATGGTGCAACAACTTTCAACTCTGCAACTGTTg CTGCTGTTGGGGATGGATTCATAGCCCAAGATATACAATTCCAAAACACAGCAGGGCCACAAAAGCACCAAGCAGTGGCCCTTCGTGTTGGAGCAGATCAATCCGTTATCAACCGCTGCAAAATGGATGCATTCCAGGACACTCTCTATACCCACACACTCCGTCAATTCTACAGAGACTGTTACATCACTGGCACTGTCGATTTCATATTCGGTAACGCAGCAGTTGTATTCCAAAACTCTAAACTGGCAGCACGAAAGCCCATGAGCGGACAGAAGAACATGGTTACGGCCCAAGGTCGTGAAGATCCAAACCAAAATACAGGAACTTCAATTCAAAATTGTGacattattcctagctcggaccTTGAGCCAGTGAAAGGGTCCGTGAAGACATATTTGGGCAGACCATGGAAGGCGTATTCACGGACCGTGTATATGCAGTCCAACATTGGAGACCATATTGATCCAGCAGGTTGGTCAGAATGGGACGGTGATTTTGCATTGAAAACACTGTATTATGGTGAGTACATGAACAAAGGAGCTGGTGCTGGAATTAGTAAGAGAGTAAACTGGCCTGGTTATCATAAAGCTTTAACTACATCTGAGGCCACAAAATTCACTGTGGGTCAGCTGATTCAAGGAGCAGCATGGTTAAAATCTACTGGCGTCGCTTACACTGAAGGACTCTGA